From Acinetobacter lwoffii, a single genomic window includes:
- a CDS encoding IS1 family transposase, whose amino-acid sequence MRITLEIKCPACLSDSIKKNGTKVDGKQNYQCKICRRQFIGDHALSYQGCHSGIKTKILHLMVRGSGVRDIAEIERVSIGKVLRTLSQSKYQLRAQQSHYETLEVDEFWTFVGHKQNKQWLIYAYHRETGEIVAYVWGNRDLATAKRLKLKLKQLGVSYTCISSDHWDSFVTTFKECKQLIGKFFTVGIEGNNCRLRHRIRRGFRRSCNFSKKLENHFKAFDLVFFYINNGFV is encoded by the coding sequence ATGCGAATAACTCTAGAAATCAAGTGTCCAGCCTGCCTAAGTGACAGTATAAAGAAAAATGGCACAAAAGTAGATGGTAAGCAAAATTACCAATGTAAAATATGCAGACGTCAATTTATTGGTGATCATGCTCTCAGTTATCAAGGCTGTCACTCAGGTATCAAAACCAAAATATTACACCTCATGGTGCGAGGCAGTGGTGTCAGGGATATAGCAGAAATTGAAAGAGTAAGTATTGGTAAAGTTCTACGGACACTTAGCCAATCAAAATATCAACTTCGAGCACAGCAAAGTCATTATGAAACCCTTGAAGTAGATGAGTTTTGGACTTTTGTTGGTCATAAGCAAAATAAACAATGGCTAATTTATGCCTATCATCGAGAAACAGGTGAAATTGTTGCTTATGTATGGGGTAACCGAGATTTAGCCACTGCAAAACGACTTAAATTAAAATTGAAGCAGTTAGGTGTAAGCTATACATGTATATCAAGTGACCATTGGGATAGCTTTGTTACGACCTTTAAAGAATGCAAACAGTTGATTGGTAAATTTTTCACTGTGGGTATAGAAGGCAATAATTGTCGATTACGGCATCGAATCAGGCGAGGCTTTAGGAGAAGCTGCAACTTCTCCAAAAAGCTTGAAAATCATTTCAAAGCCTTTGATTTAGTGTTCTTTTATATCAATAATGGATTCGTTTAA
- a CDS encoding pirin family protein, which yields MNAFLHPSENRGHVKMGWLESKHSFSFGNWYNPKYMGVSALRVINDDLIDGHQGFGTHPHDNMEILTCVLKGTITHQDSMGNHGGIAAGEWQLMSAGTGVRHSEMNQGDEQVHLLQIWIIPNERDAKPNYQQIRLDPHEQPNQWHLICGPNENAPMHIRQNAEVKTAVIQQGQSLEVKATQHINYVHVVSGTVQIAEHTVEAGGAIAFLDDTEIKASEDAQVIWFDLPEVPN from the coding sequence ATGAATGCTTTTCTACATCCTAGCGAAAATCGTGGTCATGTAAAAATGGGCTGGCTGGAGTCTAAACACAGTTTCTCATTTGGCAACTGGTATAACCCAAAGTATATGGGTGTCAGCGCTTTACGTGTCATTAATGATGACCTGATTGATGGACATCAGGGTTTTGGAACGCATCCACATGACAATATGGAAATCCTGACCTGTGTGCTGAAAGGAACCATTACCCATCAGGACAGCATGGGCAATCATGGCGGAATCGCTGCGGGTGAATGGCAACTGATGAGTGCAGGAACAGGTGTGCGGCACAGTGAAATGAACCAAGGCGACGAACAGGTCCATTTACTGCAAATCTGGATTATTCCAAATGAACGTGATGCCAAGCCGAACTATCAGCAAATCCGTCTTGACCCGCATGAGCAACCGAACCAGTGGCATTTGATTTGTGGTCCGAATGAAAATGCACCGATGCATATTCGTCAGAATGCCGAAGTCAAAACTGCGGTGATTCAGCAAGGCCAAAGTCTGGAAGTGAAAGCGACCCAGCATATTAATTATGTACATGTTGTTTCTGGCACTGTCCAGATCGCTGAACATACAGTTGAAGCTGGCGGCGCAATTGCTTTTCTAGATGATACAGAAATTAAAGCAAGCGAAGATGCGCAAGTGATCTGGTTTGATTTGCCGGAAGTACCCAACTAA
- a CDS encoding L,D-transpeptidase: protein MFVRTMLAVSLGCIFAGQVFAASTAEQPLKPQVVTDVAVQDPIDPLATEASAAQAAPAEAQITAQEQQDLKQASEALNKLQDTEEQTASIGAAPNTKAPTNSAATKASWTLDGLNNAQWYENIGAGQFPVYARAHVMLNNAHASPGAIDGTSGKNTLKAIASFQQMNGIKPTGVLTQETWDKLVARQGSKPTFVEYTITEKDLAGPFAKSIPSDYALQAKMKGLYYTRVSEMLSEKFHMDENFLKKLNPNANFNKVGEKLLVSNVRNDLPEGIHLIVAHKGAKQLYLFNSKNQMIASFPATIGSADTPSPTGTYKVTGVAPNPWYSYSPSNFVQGKNLKPLSLPPGPNGPVGNIWIGLSKKSFGIHGTPNPSSISKTASHGCIRLTNWDANDLGRKVKSGVTVRFLE from the coding sequence ATGTTCGTTCGCACAATGCTCGCTGTGAGTCTAGGTTGCATTTTCGCAGGTCAAGTTTTTGCCGCGTCTACTGCTGAACAACCATTAAAACCCCAAGTGGTGACTGATGTTGCAGTGCAAGATCCGATTGATCCATTAGCAACTGAAGCTTCAGCGGCCCAAGCAGCACCTGCAGAAGCGCAAATTACCGCACAAGAACAACAAGACTTAAAACAGGCATCTGAAGCGCTGAATAAGCTACAGGATACCGAAGAGCAGACTGCTTCTATTGGCGCAGCACCAAATACCAAAGCACCGACTAACTCTGCAGCGACCAAAGCTTCGTGGACTTTAGACGGTTTAAACAATGCCCAATGGTATGAAAATATCGGTGCAGGTCAATTCCCAGTTTACGCACGTGCGCATGTCATGCTGAATAATGCTCATGCATCACCGGGTGCGATTGACGGAACCAGCGGTAAAAACACACTAAAAGCGATTGCATCTTTCCAGCAAATGAATGGCATTAAACCGACAGGTGTTTTGACTCAGGAAACCTGGGATAAACTAGTTGCACGTCAGGGTTCTAAGCCAACCTTTGTTGAATACACCATTACTGAAAAAGATCTGGCAGGCCCATTTGCCAAGTCTATTCCTTCAGATTATGCGTTACAGGCAAAAATGAAAGGCTTGTACTACACGCGTGTCAGTGAAATGTTGAGTGAAAAATTCCATATGGATGAGAATTTTTTAAAGAAACTCAATCCAAATGCCAACTTTAATAAAGTTGGTGAAAAATTACTGGTCAGTAATGTACGTAATGACTTGCCTGAAGGTATTCACTTGATTGTTGCACATAAAGGCGCGAAACAACTGTACTTATTTAATAGTAAAAATCAAATGATCGCGTCATTCCCTGCCACCATTGGTAGTGCGGATACACCATCTCCAACCGGAACCTATAAAGTAACAGGTGTTGCACCAAACCCTTGGTACAGCTACTCACCTTCTAACTTTGTACAAGGTAAAAATTTAAAACCACTATCTTTACCACCGGGTCCTAACGGTCCTGTCGGGAATATCTGGATTGGTTTAAGCAAGAAATCATTTGGTATTCACGGAACACCAAACCCGTCTAGCATTTCGAAAACAGCATCACATGGTTGTATTCGTTTGACTAACTGGGATGCCAATGATCTTGGCCGTAAAGTCAAATCTGGCGTAACGGTTCGTTTCTTAGAATGA
- the hemE gene encoding uroporphyrinogen decarboxylase, giving the protein MTTLKNDRFLRALLREPVDATPVWMMRQAGRYLPEYRETRAKAGDFLSLCKNTELACEVTLQPLRRYDLDAAILFSDILTVPDALGLGLYFEAGEGPKFHKTIRTEQDVANLPAFNAKSDLDYVMNAVSTIRSALSGQVPLIGFSGSPWTLATYMVEGGSSKDFRFTKQMMYAQPEVLHALLDRLADAVTEYLNAQIDAGAQAVQIFDSWGGALAHREYIEFSLNYMQKIVAGLQREKDGRKIPVILFTKGGGQWLEPMITTGADAFGLDWTTPLNVARQTVAGRAALQGNLDPATLYGSSDTIIKATKAMLDDAYANGEKTGYIANLGHGITQWVDPANPKAFIDTVHEYSAKYL; this is encoded by the coding sequence ATGACGACCTTAAAAAATGATCGTTTTCTGCGCGCATTGTTGCGTGAGCCTGTAGATGCTACGCCAGTATGGATGATGCGTCAGGCTGGCCGTTATTTGCCTGAGTACCGCGAAACGCGTGCCAAGGCAGGAGATTTCCTTTCGCTTTGCAAGAATACTGAACTGGCCTGTGAAGTGACTTTGCAGCCTTTGCGCCGTTATGATCTTGATGCCGCGATTTTATTCTCAGATATCTTGACGGTTCCGGATGCTTTGGGACTGGGGCTGTATTTTGAAGCTGGTGAAGGCCCGAAATTTCACAAGACCATCCGTACCGAACAGGATGTAGCCAATCTGCCTGCATTTAATGCCAAGTCGGATCTGGATTATGTGATGAATGCCGTTTCGACCATTCGTTCAGCCCTGAGCGGTCAGGTTCCTCTGATTGGTTTCTCGGGCAGTCCATGGACTCTGGCAACGTATATGGTCGAAGGTGGTTCAAGCAAGGATTTCCGTTTTACCAAACAGATGATGTATGCGCAGCCTGAAGTTTTGCATGCTTTACTGGATCGTCTGGCTGATGCAGTGACTGAATATTTGAATGCGCAGATCGATGCGGGTGCACAAGCGGTACAGATCTTTGATAGTTGGGGTGGGGCATTAGCACATCGTGAATATATCGAGTTCTCGCTGAACTATATGCAGAAGATTGTCGCTGGTTTGCAACGTGAGAAAGACGGCCGCAAGATTCCGGTAATTCTGTTTACCAAAGGTGGCGGTCAATGGTTGGAACCGATGATTACGACAGGCGCAGATGCATTTGGTCTGGACTGGACCACGCCATTGAATGTCGCTCGTCAAACGGTTGCTGGTCGTGCAGCACTTCAGGGTAACCTGGATCCTGCAACTTTATATGGTTCATCAGACACCATCATTAAAGCGACAAAAGCCATGCTGGATGATGCCTATGCCAATGGCGAGAAAACCGGTTATATTGCCAATTTAGGTCATGGTATTACCCAGTGGGTTGATCCGGCGAATCCAAAAGCATTTATTGATACCGTACATGAGTATAGTGCCAAATATCTTTAG
- a CDS encoding DUF817 family protein: MIDLFKSGFEFTYKAASAALFGILLLLAFALTASMGSDLFIGFYRYDYLLFFALLIQVILLYTKLESWAEAKVIALFHLMAMVMEIFLTHPAIASWHYPQPAIFKILTVPLFAGFMYSAVGSFFARSLRLYQVSFEKLPRFSHMLTLAVLSYINFMSKFFIPDYRVILFVWSVIMFWKTRIRFQLNRHTFQLPMLPVLLILAFIIWIAENISTFYQIWLYPSQIEQWHMVGWGKLGSWYLLLLLSLVLVLKILGQRNSQGDWALKEQ; this comes from the coding sequence TTGATCGATCTATTCAAATCAGGGTTTGAATTTACTTATAAGGCAGCTTCGGCTGCCTTATTTGGGATTTTACTCCTGCTCGCTTTTGCGCTGACTGCTTCTATGGGCAGCGATCTCTTCATTGGTTTTTACCGGTATGACTATCTGCTTTTTTTTGCTTTGCTGATTCAGGTGATATTGCTCTATACCAAACTGGAATCCTGGGCTGAAGCCAAAGTGATTGCGTTATTTCATCTCATGGCCATGGTGATGGAAATCTTCCTGACCCATCCGGCAATTGCTTCCTGGCATTACCCTCAACCCGCAATATTTAAAATCCTGACCGTGCCTTTATTTGCCGGTTTTATGTATTCTGCGGTCGGCAGTTTTTTTGCGCGCTCTTTACGTCTATATCAGGTTTCATTTGAAAAATTGCCGCGTTTTAGCCATATGCTGACATTGGCTGTCTTGTCTTATATCAACTTTATGAGCAAGTTTTTTATTCCCGATTATCGGGTGATTTTATTTGTCTGGAGCGTGATCATGTTCTGGAAAACCAGAATTCGCTTTCAGCTGAATCGGCATACTTTTCAGTTGCCGATGTTACCCGTACTGCTGATTCTGGCGTTTATTATCTGGATTGCCGAGAATATCAGTACCTTTTACCAGATCTGGCTCTATCCAAGCCAGATTGAGCAATGGCATATGGTGGGATGGGGCAAACTGGGCTCCTGGTATTTGTTGTTACTGCTGAGTCTGGTGTTGGTGCTGAAAATTTTGGGACAGCGTAATTCACAAGGCGATTGGGCGCTCAAGGAACAGTAA
- a CDS encoding DUF3015 family protein encodes MLKKIMLAAVLATGSSMAMADRDVGCGIGSQVWAGQSGIIPKLFAGTTNVLFTNQWLGITFGTLGCSQGGTVTAQVVTFTNENAEALARDMAVGEGESLNVLAELLNIKSEDKARFFSVSKQNFSEIYSEENQNTLQVLSTLQTVMAKDEVLKSYI; translated from the coding sequence ATGTTGAAAAAAATTATGCTGGCGGCGGTATTGGCGACTGGTTCAAGCATGGCGATGGCTGACCGAGATGTCGGTTGTGGTATCGGAAGCCAGGTATGGGCGGGTCAGTCTGGTATTATTCCTAAACTCTTTGCAGGTACGACCAACGTTCTGTTCACGAATCAGTGGCTCGGGATCACTTTTGGTACTTTAGGTTGTAGCCAGGGCGGTACCGTAACCGCTCAAGTGGTGACCTTTACCAATGAAAACGCTGAAGCATTGGCGCGTGATATGGCAGTTGGAGAGGGTGAAAGCCTGAATGTTCTGGCTGAACTTTTGAATATTAAATCTGAAGATAAAGCTCGTTTCTTTAGCGTTTCCAAGCAGAATTTCTCTGAAATTTATTCCGAAGAAAACCAGAATACATTACAAGTTTTAAGCACCTTACAAACTGTGATGGCCAAAGATGAAGTATTGAAATCCTACATCTGA
- a CDS encoding DUF4105 domain-containing protein, with product MKYAFFMLGLTFSPLSFSSEINPDIQHYIAQAETQRLDQSTTWQRLMYANPQGHSEVNYSGYFLAEQGKTDLKKEMQHNIQALFLSAEPNQSVRCKFPARSSWLMQQLNISEQQLPAVSCPDLDKWIGEVKPYEATLIYATDFMGNPSSMFGHTLLRLDPKDQQQLNLISYAVNYAATVDGNDNWSFAWKGLTGQYPGEYSLMPYYRKVKEYGDFESRDLWEYELNLSPQETRFLVQHLWEMQNVSFPYYFISDNCAYRLLGLFDLVRPELNLQKQFNSTAIPIETLKVVEQQGLIKQKVYRPALETQLLAQSRQHGKALAKTAHQLAYAETGAMPSILQPYPAEDQAKILEMAYDHLYLDFLRQTVDKSFSQPRFRKLLGLRSQLNIEKQRKAPERPKIDPVQSHHARNISLQAGQVQGESFVQLGHRQAYHDLIDPQGGFRTGTQLLFLDGALQYRDSELKLEHLDLFTVNSYNPVNPFNTPLSWGFNLGWKQEALDAHGQFSDDEQHGVASLKTQGGYSWANASREHLCYSQMQTQLQAGKALDQGWRVGAGPTVGCQNIWSDQINSLVQVELPYWEDSHRWQLKLNTEIQYAFNPQHALRLSWEYQQQQSKDWDQWSLGLIRYF from the coding sequence ATGAAATATGCGTTCTTCATGTTGGGCCTGACATTCAGCCCTTTAAGTTTTTCTAGCGAAATTAATCCAGACATCCAGCATTATATCGCTCAGGCCGAAACTCAGCGTCTGGATCAGAGCACTACCTGGCAACGTCTCATGTATGCCAATCCCCAAGGTCATAGCGAGGTTAACTATTCGGGCTATTTCCTGGCAGAGCAGGGAAAAACTGATCTAAAAAAAGAAATGCAGCATAACATTCAGGCTTTATTCCTGAGCGCAGAGCCGAATCAGTCCGTCCGCTGTAAGTTTCCTGCACGCAGCAGCTGGTTAATGCAGCAATTGAATATTTCCGAGCAACAATTGCCTGCGGTCAGTTGCCCGGATTTGGATAAATGGATTGGCGAGGTCAAGCCTTATGAGGCAACCCTGATCTATGCCACGGATTTTATGGGTAATCCCAGCTCGATGTTTGGTCATACCTTGTTGCGTCTGGACCCTAAAGACCAGCAACAACTCAATCTGATTTCTTATGCGGTCAACTATGCTGCGACGGTCGATGGCAATGACAACTGGTCCTTTGCCTGGAAAGGGCTGACTGGACAATATCCGGGTGAATATTCACTGATGCCGTATTACCGCAAGGTCAAAGAGTATGGTGACTTTGAAAGCCGGGATTTGTGGGAATATGAATTAAACTTAAGTCCGCAAGAAACCAGGTTTTTGGTACAGCATCTCTGGGAAATGCAAAATGTAAGTTTCCCTTATTATTTTATCAGTGATAATTGCGCTTATCGCCTACTGGGACTGTTTGATCTGGTACGTCCCGAGCTAAATCTACAGAAACAGTTTAATTCGACTGCGATTCCGATTGAAACACTAAAAGTAGTAGAACAGCAGGGCTTGATCAAACAGAAAGTTTACCGTCCGGCGCTTGAAACTCAATTGCTGGCACAGTCCAGACAGCATGGCAAAGCGCTGGCAAAAACTGCGCATCAGCTGGCTTATGCAGAAACAGGTGCAATGCCTTCAATCTTGCAGCCCTATCCGGCAGAAGATCAGGCCAAAATTCTGGAAATGGCCTATGATCATTTATATCTGGACTTTCTCCGACAAACAGTCGATAAATCATTTTCCCAGCCACGTTTTCGCAAGTTATTAGGCTTAAGAAGTCAGCTGAATATCGAGAAGCAGCGTAAAGCGCCTGAACGTCCAAAAATAGACCCGGTACAAAGCCATCATGCACGGAATATCAGTCTTCAGGCCGGACAGGTTCAGGGTGAATCCTTTGTCCAGCTAGGGCATCGGCAGGCTTATCATGATCTCATCGACCCGCAAGGCGGTTTTCGAACCGGCACACAATTGCTGTTTCTGGATGGGGCTTTGCAATATCGTGACAGTGAGCTCAAGCTGGAACATCTGGATCTATTTACTGTCAATTCCTATAACCCGGTCAATCCGTTTAATACGCCATTATCTTGGGGTTTTAATTTGGGCTGGAAACAGGAGGCACTGGATGCGCATGGCCAGTTTAGTGACGATGAACAGCATGGCGTCGCCAGCTTAAAAACTCAGGGTGGTTATAGCTGGGCAAATGCCAGCCGTGAACATCTATGTTATTCACAAATGCAAACTCAGCTACAGGCAGGCAAGGCACTGGATCAGGGCTGGCGCGTAGGTGCAGGCCCTACTGTGGGGTGCCAGAATATCTGGAGCGATCAGATCAACAGTCTGGTGCAGGTGGAACTGCCTTATTGGGAAGATTCGCATCGCTGGCAGCTGAAACTGAATACTGAAATCCAATATGCATTCAATCCACAACATGCACTTCGGCTGTCTTGGGAATATCAGCAACAGCAGTCCAAAGACTGGGATCAATGGAGTCTTGGTTTGATTCGGTATTTTTAA
- a CDS encoding diguanylate cyclase — MNNECMARLAEQWEQICQNYSSDDLLHAFHFIQDHSLILVEEFYKNMLIEKESAEFFSDDLIQQRLRDTLNAWLLESFGVGINKRYADAVQKQAMVGHVHARVGIPSWLIMRGVREIERKMFELLDENPHHSMLTTCSYIVQIMGFATEVMCRSYEAKTAMNQEIKHSYRVFSAMQDVAVQKDKQRSSLLDWENELMFKVFSEHEKLNHPMLSKSEFGLWFIHKASYAFTGSDQVDLIIERIYQVDELNQDIMDCTDKNNMLGLIQRIRDLNREIQLLVDQLFQVAEYIESGNDSLTQLLNRRYLNTIISREITFSRKNHTPLSLLAIDADYFKSINDKFGHAAGDLALKFLAEALQKYSQGSDYAFRVGGEEFLLLLVDTDEKRALNIAESIRKYIENGMINSAQGQQFKFTVSIGCVLYDGHPDYQRFLNAADSALYMAKNNGRNRVYMAHQSLNPVAQPLSV, encoded by the coding sequence ATGAATAATGAATGCATGGCAAGACTGGCCGAGCAATGGGAACAGATCTGTCAAAATTATTCATCTGATGACTTATTGCATGCCTTTCATTTTATTCAAGATCATTCCCTGATTCTGGTGGAAGAATTCTATAAAAACATGCTCATTGAAAAGGAATCTGCAGAATTCTTTTCCGATGACTTGATTCAACAGCGCTTGCGCGACACTTTAAATGCCTGGCTACTTGAAAGCTTTGGTGTAGGGATTAATAAACGCTATGCCGATGCCGTGCAGAAACAGGCGATGGTGGGGCATGTGCATGCGCGTGTCGGAATTCCATCCTGGCTGATCATGCGCGGTGTACGTGAAATTGAGCGTAAAATGTTTGAACTGCTGGATGAGAATCCTCATCACAGTATGTTGACTACCTGCAGTTATATTGTCCAGATCATGGGGTTTGCCACAGAAGTCATGTGCCGATCTTATGAAGCCAAAACAGCCATGAATCAGGAAATTAAACACAGTTATCGTGTTTTTTCAGCGATGCAGGATGTGGCCGTACAAAAAGATAAACAGCGCAGTTCATTGCTAGACTGGGAAAATGAGCTCATGTTCAAGGTCTTTTCTGAGCATGAAAAATTGAATCATCCGATGTTGTCCAAGTCGGAGTTTGGTTTATGGTTTATTCATAAAGCCTCTTATGCTTTTACCGGCTCTGACCAGGTCGATTTAATCATTGAACGAATTTATCAAGTCGATGAACTTAATCAAGATATTATGGACTGTACGGACAAAAACAATATGCTGGGACTGATCCAACGAATCCGTGACTTGAACCGTGAGATTCAGTTGTTAGTAGATCAGTTATTTCAGGTGGCCGAATATATTGAATCAGGTAATGATTCATTGACCCAGTTATTGAATCGTCGTTATTTGAATACCATTATTTCACGTGAAATCACTTTTTCCCGTAAGAATCATACGCCTTTGTCTTTACTTGCCATTGATGCTGATTATTTCAAAAGTATTAATGACAAATTTGGACATGCAGCAGGTGATCTGGCCTTGAAATTTCTGGCCGAAGCATTGCAAAAATACAGTCAGGGCAGTGATTATGCTTTCCGGGTCGGCGGTGAAGAGTTTTTGCTATTACTGGTGGATACTGATGAGAAACGTGCCCTGAATATTGCCGAAAGTATTCGTAAATATATTGAAAATGGCATGATTAATTCGGCACAAGGCCAGCAGTTTAAATTTACGGTCAGTATTGGTTGTGTGCTTTATGATGGACATCCGGATTATCAGCGCTTCCTGAATGCGGCAGATTCTGCCTTGTATATGGCGAAGAACAACGGGCGTAACAGAGTTTATATGGCTCATCAGTCCTTGAACCCTGTCGCACAGCCACTCTCAGTTTAA
- a CDS encoding DUF4385 domain-containing protein, whose protein sequence is MKSSAKVTPPKRPSRVVSNSFDYFLDFAKINFRKRPQLYRIGRGEQGVLLVEPYKSEILPHWRFADEAKAQASSEKIYQLFLDYLKQEDFIGADMARKFLQMGFTRARRYANHKGGKKYDGPVPEDKKGLSGAHGRSELPRNHEDPVKAAAAKIFKQKWDEAKNHPEYLQQKQKFQEFIEQQSATG, encoded by the coding sequence ATGAAGTCATCTGCCAAAGTAACCCCACCAAAACGTCCGTCACGTGTAGTTTCGAATAGTTTTGATTATTTTCTGGACTTTGCAAAGATTAATTTTCGTAAACGACCCCAGCTCTACCGGATTGGCCGTGGTGAACAAGGTGTATTACTGGTTGAGCCTTATAAATCGGAAATCCTGCCACACTGGCGCTTTGCAGATGAAGCAAAAGCCCAAGCGAGTAGCGAGAAAATCTATCAGCTTTTCTTGGACTATTTAAAGCAAGAAGATTTTATCGGTGCGGACATGGCACGCAAGTTTTTACAGATGGGTTTCACCCGTGCCCGACGTTATGCCAATCATAAAGGTGGCAAAAAATACGATGGCCCGGTTCCGGAGGATAAAAAAGGCTTGAGTGGTGCGCATGGCCGTTCCGAGCTGCCACGTAATCATGAAGATCCGGTTAAAGCCGCTGCTGCCAAAATCTTTAAACAGAAATGGGATGAAGCTAAAAATCATCCCGAATATCTCCAGCAAAAACAGAAATTTCAGGAATTTATAGAGCAGCAGTCTGCAACTGGCTAA
- the folE gene encoding GTP cyclohydrolase I FolE produces the protein MQQSYANILTAVGEDLNRPGLKDTPVRAAKAFSYLTSGYSQTLEEVTNKAVFPSDNREMVLVKNIEFYSLCEHHLLPFYGRVHIAYLPEGHVLGLSKFARITEMFARRLQIQENLTQQIAEAVAEVTKARGVAVMIDSAHMCMMMRGVGKQESTTRTVSFIGDFKTDKETRREFLSAVPESY, from the coding sequence ATGCAGCAATCCTACGCAAACATTCTTACTGCCGTTGGCGAAGATCTAAATCGCCCTGGTCTCAAAGATACGCCTGTGCGCGCTGCGAAAGCATTTTCATATTTAACCTCGGGTTATAGCCAGACACTTGAAGAAGTGACCAACAAGGCGGTCTTCCCTTCCGATAACCGTGAAATGGTACTGGTTAAAAACATCGAATTTTATTCGCTATGTGAGCATCACTTATTGCCATTTTATGGCCGCGTACATATCGCCTATTTGCCAGAAGGTCATGTTTTAGGCCTGTCTAAATTTGCCCGTATTACTGAAATGTTTGCACGCCGTTTGCAGATTCAGGAAAATCTGACTCAGCAAATTGCAGAAGCAGTGGCTGAAGTCACCAAAGCACGCGGTGTTGCAGTAATGATTGATTCTGCGCACATGTGCATGATGATGCGCGGTGTAGGCAAGCAGGAATCAACCACACGTACGGTATCATTTATTGGTGATTTTAAAACCGACAAAGAAACACGTCGTGAATTTTTAAGTGCGGTTCCAGAAAGCTATTAA
- a CDS encoding Smr/MutS family protein, which produces MSKHDSSLSKDQYNLLKSFKKQITQPQTPAVVAAPVEKTVEQEALEELELFRKQMQGVQKIESGNTVQLDKPRKKKPDAQILAKRAAATGPLETEAMALSDTQAMLNPVGSQANLSYRIATLQHKVFEDLKAGNLRWFEAVDLHGCTVEEARQAVLQIIQIAKDENQNVIKIIHGKGPEAILKTYVNGWLRQHRDVLAFVSAPEKQGGTGAVLVLLKRAEKNPKFKQ; this is translated from the coding sequence ATGAGTAAACACGATTCTTCATTATCTAAAGATCAGTACAACCTGCTGAAATCTTTTAAGAAGCAAATTACACAGCCGCAAACACCTGCGGTCGTTGCTGCACCTGTTGAAAAGACTGTCGAGCAAGAAGCGTTAGAAGAACTGGAATTATTCCGCAAGCAAATGCAGGGCGTACAAAAAATTGAATCGGGAAATACGGTTCAACTGGACAAACCACGCAAGAAAAAGCCGGATGCACAAATCTTGGCAAAGCGTGCAGCGGCTACTGGCCCGCTGGAAACAGAGGCAATGGCTTTATCAGATACTCAGGCCATGCTCAATCCTGTCGGCAGTCAGGCCAACTTGAGCTATCGCATCGCCACCTTGCAGCATAAAGTGTTTGAAGACTTGAAAGCCGGTAACTTGCGCTGGTTTGAAGCTGTGGATCTGCATGGCTGTACCGTGGAAGAAGCGCGTCAAGCCGTGCTGCAGATTATCCAGATCGCCAAAGATGAAAACCAGAACGTGATTAAAATCATACATGGCAAAGGTCCGGAAGCGATTTTAAAAACCTATGTCAACGGCTGGCTGCGTCAGCATCGCGATGTTTTGGCTTTTGTCAGTGCACCTGAAAAGCAAGGTGGTACCGGTGCGGTATTGGTTCTGCTCAAACGTGCAGAAAAGAATCCAAAGTTCAAACAGTAA